In one Streptomyces marincola genomic region, the following are encoded:
- a CDS encoding arylamine N-acetyltransferase family protein: MDQEQIGAYLARIGVARPAVADAQALRELQIGHLCAVPFENLAVHLGEEIGLGDDALYERLVVQRRGGFCYQLNGGFASLLRGLGFTVTPLACRTFEDGRWGLPFDHLALRVTGGALTEPWLADVGFGDHALHPLRLADRGDQRDPAGTFRVQEGADGDLELLRDGKPQLLIEQRPRVLDDFEGACWYHRTSPRSHFTRSLVCSRLTERGRVTLSGRTLKVTTDGHREATELPDEAAVLAAYREHFGFEPVTEPRVARAGSGR, translated from the coding sequence GTGGATCAGGAACAGATCGGCGCCTATCTGGCGCGCATCGGCGTCGCGCGGCCCGCGGTCGCGGACGCGCAGGCGTTGCGGGAGCTACAGATCGGGCACCTGTGCGCGGTGCCCTTCGAGAACCTGGCCGTTCACCTGGGCGAGGAGATCGGCCTGGGCGACGACGCCCTGTACGAACGGCTCGTGGTCCAGCGGCGCGGTGGCTTCTGCTATCAGCTCAACGGGGGGTTCGCGTCGCTGCTGCGCGGGCTCGGGTTCACGGTGACGCCGCTCGCCTGCCGGACGTTCGAGGATGGGCGGTGGGGACTGCCGTTCGACCATCTCGCGCTGCGCGTCACCGGCGGCGCCCTGACGGAGCCCTGGCTCGCGGACGTCGGCTTCGGCGATCACGCGCTCCACCCGCTGCGCCTCGCGGACCGGGGCGACCAGCGCGACCCGGCGGGAACGTTCCGGGTGCAGGAGGGCGCGGACGGTGACCTGGAGCTGCTGCGCGACGGCAAGCCGCAGCTGCTCATCGAGCAACGGCCCCGCGTGCTCGATGATTTCGAGGGCGCGTGCTGGTACCACAGGACGTCGCCGCGCTCGCACTTCACGCGTTCCCTGGTGTGCTCCCGGCTCACGGAACGCGGCCGGGTCACGCTCAGCGGCCGGACGCTGAAGGTCACCACCGACGGGCACCGTGAGGCGACGGAACTGCCCGACGAGGCGGCGGTTCTGGCCGCCTACCGCGAGCACTTCGGGTTCGAGCCGGTCACCGAGCCGCGC